In the Leptolyngbya sp. FACHB-261 genome, one interval contains:
- a CDS encoding Tic20 family protein — MAWRGTTTVPDRILACLPYLLPLSGAVLVGLKGGIFNLLPPAVSDPLLTLGGLLAPLSTGFIGLAVFFALFLLVVRNTDIQHFIRFNTMQALLIDFLLVACSIVLDLLSQGLGQAIVLPILYNTIFLGGIAAIIYAVVQSLIGRYAEIPTISDAVYAQVR, encoded by the coding sequence ATGGCTTGGCGCGGCACAACAACAGTTCCGGATCGAATTCTGGCCTGCTTACCCTACTTATTGCCTTTATCAGGCGCTGTGCTGGTTGGGCTTAAGGGTGGAATTTTCAATCTTCTACCGCCTGCAGTTAGCGATCCCTTATTAACCCTAGGCGGTTTGTTGGCGCCCCTATCCACTGGCTTCATTGGGCTTGCCGTCTTCTTTGCGCTGTTTCTCCTGGTTGTGCGCAATACAGACATACAGCACTTCATCCGCTTCAACACAATGCAGGCCTTGCTGATCGACTTTCTGCTGGTTGCCTGTAGCATCGTGCTGGATCTACTCAGCCAGGGTCTAGGGCAAGCGATTGTTCTGCCGATTCTCTACAACACGATATTCCTGGGTGGCATCGCTGCAATTATCTATGCAGTCGTACAGAGCTTAATAGGGCGGTATGCTGAGATCCCAACGATCTCTGATGCGGTGTACGCCCAAGTTCGCTAG
- a CDS encoding chromophore lyase CpcT/CpeT, with protein sequence MTHATDVLTLARWLAGDFSNQAQAFENPPFYAHIRVCMRPLPVELLGGIGLFVEQAYDYMLNDPYRVALLKIITVEDRLEIENYGLKDSTPYYGASRDLSRLSKLTPAECEKRPGCNMHVQWTGHSFKGNVEPGKACMVFRNGKNTYLETQFEVGPDRFVSLDRGFDPETEQMVWGSVAGPFEFTRRTSFAHEITG encoded by the coding sequence ATGACTCACGCCACTGATGTACTAACCCTGGCTCGCTGGTTGGCTGGAGACTTCAGTAATCAAGCCCAGGCTTTCGAGAATCCTCCTTTTTACGCTCATATTCGAGTGTGTATGCGCCCCCTGCCAGTAGAACTGCTGGGGGGTATTGGTCTTTTTGTCGAGCAAGCCTACGATTACATGCTCAATGACCCCTATCGGGTTGCCTTGCTCAAAATCATCACTGTTGAAGACCGTCTTGAAATTGAAAACTACGGTCTCAAAGATTCAACTCCTTACTATGGCGCCTCTCGGGATCTGAGCCGTTTGAGCAAACTCACCCCCGCAGAATGCGAAAAGCGTCCAGGTTGCAACATGCATGTGCAATGGACCGGACACAGCTTCAAAGGTAATGTTGAGCCAGGTAAAGCCTGTATGGTCTTTCGTAATGGCAAAAATACTTATCTAGAAACGCAGTTTGAGGTTGGTCCAGACCGATTTGTTAGTCTTGATCGAGGGTTTGATCCCGAGACTGAGCAAATGGTGTGGGGCTCAGTTGCAGGCCCCTTTGAGTTCACCCGACGCACCAGTTTTGCCCACGAGATTACTGGATAG
- the apcB gene encoding allophycocyanin subunit beta, whose product MRDTVGDLIRGYDSTGRYLDRNGLDSLKSYFATGTARVKAAALLSANAATIVKQAGSKLFEEAPDLIRPGGNAYTTRRYAACLRDMDYYLRYATYAVVAGNTDVLDERVLNGLRETYNSLGVPIGPTVQGIQLMKEIVKDLVNGVNSIDTSSANGNFLDQPFDYMSRELSEKNI is encoded by the coding sequence ATGCGGGATACAGTCGGCGATCTGATCAGAGGCTACGATTCCACTGGTCGCTATCTCGACCGCAACGGCCTCGATAGCCTCAAGTCCTACTTCGCCACTGGCACGGCGCGAGTCAAGGCGGCAGCGTTACTCAGTGCCAACGCGGCAACCATTGTGAAACAGGCTGGATCAAAACTTTTTGAAGAGGCCCCAGATCTCATCCGTCCCGGTGGCAACGCTTACACTACCCGCCGCTACGCCGCTTGTTTAAGAGACATGGATTATTACCTGCGCTACGCCACCTATGCTGTGGTTGCCGGTAACACTGATGTGCTTGATGAGCGGGTTCTCAACGGCTTGCGCGAAACCTACAACTCCCTGGGTGTACCCATCGGTCCGACCGTGCAGGGCATCCAGCTCATGAAGGAAATTGTTAAGGACTTGGTCAACGGCGTTAACAGCATTGACACAAGCAGTGCCAATGGCAACTTCCTAGACCAGCCCTTCGACTATATGTCTCGCGAACTGAGTGAGAAGAACATCTAG